The following coding sequences lie in one Haematobia irritans isolate KBUSLIRL chromosome 3, ASM5000362v1, whole genome shotgun sequence genomic window:
- the LOC142228965 gene encoding uncharacterized protein LOC142228965 yields MRLFLTLCSLAAVALAKPQYNYGNGVSGTFGGGSSGNVGGGGGFSAIGGGSSFGSGSSFGSNSLGGGSSFGSGSLGSGSSFGSGSIGGGSSFASGSSSSFGSSFGSSGASFGGANTNGASSQGFEAPLVHKQFITVAAPEDNENLERTKHLVIGRPQKNYRVVFIKAPSSSNANVKLSAEYAPKEEKTVIYVLSKNDNQLEVSDIATPAPTVPSKPEVFFIKYKTEEEAQHAQRQIQAEYDKIEGSSEHTDAGVAPQQSVVGILGNGGDAGGHIGGGSGSGSSSSFGSSSGSFGSNSGSFGTSSGSFGSSNGFGSSAAGNKAAAYLPPGHH; encoded by the exons ATGCGTctatttttg ACTTTGTGCTCATTGGCCGCTGTTGCCTTAGCTAAGCCACAATACAATTATGGAAATGGTGTATCCGGTACCTTTGGCGGAGGATCTAGTGGAAATGTAGGAGGAGGAGGAGGTTTCAGTGCTATTGGAGGAGGCTCATCCTTTGGTTCTGGATCAAGCTTTGGATCAAATTCTCTTGGTGGTGGTTCCTCATTTGGTTCAGGATCCCTTGGTAGTGGTTCCTCCTTTGGTTCCGGCTCCATTGGAGGAGGCTCATCCTTTGCTTCAGGATCTTCTTCATCTTTTGGTTCTAGCTTTGGCTCATCAGGTGCCTCATTCGGTGGTGCTAACACTAATGGTGCCTCTTCTCAGGGTTTTGAAGCTCCCCTAGTCCATAAACAATTCATTACTGTTGCCGCTCCTGAGGATAATGAAAATTTGGAACGTACCAAACACTTGGTTATTGGCCGTCCTCAAAAGAACTATCGCGTTGTCTTCATTAAGGCTCCATCTTCCAGTAATGCCAATGTTAAATTGTCTGCTGAGTATGCTcctaaagaagaaaaaactgtCATCTATGTTTTGTCCAAGAACGATAACCAATTGGAGGTTAGTGATATTGCCACCCCAGCTCCCACTGTTCCCAGCAAACCTGAAGTATTCTTTATCAAATACAAAACTGAAGAAGAGGCTCAACATGCCCAAAGACAAATTCAAG CTGAATATGACAAAATTGAAGGTTCTTCCGAACACACTGATGCCGGCGTTGCTCCTCAACAATCAGTTGTTGGCATTTTGGGTAATGGTGGTGATGCTGGTGGTCACATTGGTGGTGGTTCTGGCAGTGGTTCCTCATCTTCATTCGGTTCCTCGTCCGGTTCCTTTGGCTCCAATTCTGGCTCGTTTGGTACTAGCTCTGGTTCTTTCGGTAGCAGCAATGGTTTTGGTAGCTCTGCTGCTGGTAATAAGGCTGCCGCCTATTTGCCACCTGGCCATCACTAA
- the LOC142228966 gene encoding uncharacterized protein LOC142228966, producing the protein MRIFLTLCSLLAFALAKPQYNYGGSSFGGGPSRGFGGSGSISFPSSSASSFNGGSSFGLLGGKTFESNPSINNGDSFQGFESTLVHKQFITVSGPEDNDNLERTKHLVIGRPQTNYRVVFIKAPSSSNANVQLTAEYAPNEEKTVIYVLSKKDNNLEISDIATPEPTVPSKPEVFFIKYKTEEEAQHAQHQIQAEYDRIEGSSEHTDAGIAPQQSVIGILGDSDNGSGSFGSHSHSGGNSHSFSHGGSNFKSSGSSKSSAYLPPTLF; encoded by the exons ATGCGAATTTTCTTG actttGTGTTCCTTGCTTGCCTTTGCCTTGGCTAAACCACAATACAATTATGGTGGAAGCAGTTTTGGTGGAGGTCCCTCAAGAGGTTTTGGAGGTAGTGGATCAATAAGTTTCCCTAGCTCCTCTGCTTCTTCTTTCAATGGAGGCTCATCTTTCGGATTATTGGGTGGCAAGACCTTTGAATCAAATCCCTCCATTAATAATGGTGACTCTTTCCAAGGATTCGAATCGACATTGGTGCACAAACAATTCATAACTGTCTCTGGACCCGAAGACAATGACAATTTAGAACGTACCAAACATTTGGTAATTGGTCGGCCACAAACCAATTATCGTGTGGTTTTCATCAAGGCTCCTTCATCGAGCAATGCTAATGTCCAACTTACCGCCGAATATGCACCCAACGAAGAGAAAACTGTCATCTATGTTTTGTCTAAGAAAGATAATAATTTGGAAATTAGTGATATTGCTACTCCTGAACCTACTGTACCCAGTAAACCTGAAGTATTCTTCATTAAATACAAGACCGAAGAAGAAGCTCAACATGCCCAACATCAAATTCAAG CTGAATACGATAGAATTGAAGGATCTTCTGAACATACTGATGCTGGTATTGCTCCCCAACAGTCCGTCATTGGAATTTTGGGTGATAGCGATAATGGATCTGGTTCGTTTGGCAGCCATTCTCATTCTGGTGGTAATTCTCACTCTTTCTCACATGGTGGTTCAAACTTTAAAAGTTCTGGTAGTTCCAAATCCTCTGCCTATTTGCCTCCAACATTGTTTTAA